The following coding sequences are from one Cyanobium sp. AMD-g window:
- the brxL gene encoding protease Lon-related BREX system protein BrxL — MNETPITLDELDLLANDVFPGLVVRKDLLRRMRSAFGVPAFVIEFLLGKYCASTDEDVINEGLEFVRETLASKYVKPDEREVVKSAIKQYTTYEIIDKIDVKLVETHDKYWARLSNLNLDYINIEDSDVRAHDRLLLGGIWAEVSLRYDDSFIFRGQNRPFFVDAIRPIQLSNRNVESFIEARRRFTRDQWLDLLMRSMGYEPNHPYYTKKRKFHYMLRLLPFVEKNFNSVELGPRGTGKSFVYQQMSPYCHLVSGGQTTTAQMFVNLSSGQRGLVCLWDVVAFDEAAGIRFTDKSGINIMKGYMEDGTFSRGRDIITAEGSIVFVGNIDGDIETIVRTSNLFYPMPQEMDTAFYDRIHAYIPGWEFQKTSDAAYTSHFGLVTDYLAEVFRELRKRSYADYAERDFRFGTHLGGRDQKAVRKIVSGLIKLLHPDGDVSKEEIEEYLTYAMEMRRRVKEQLKKMGGLEYWDTSFSFVDRETGQETFVTLPESGGGALIAEGGLPPGSVYSIGTDVADNRLALFLLQTQMNMGSGRLIPLGSLSSKMKEAIKTADAYLKANLRNLGITHDLKGYDFTIQAINLNQAKEGSETAVAFFISLVSAILAKPVLDQTVVLGEMSIQGLLLKVGSLPERMQLAVEAGAKRILIPSENKRDVADVPDAILTAIQWQFYDSPTKAAIMALGLG, encoded by the coding sequence ATGAACGAAACTCCCATCACCCTCGATGAGCTCGACCTGCTCGCCAACGACGTCTTCCCAGGCCTGGTCGTACGCAAAGATCTGCTCAGGCGCATGCGCTCAGCCTTTGGCGTGCCGGCCTTTGTGATCGAGTTCCTGCTCGGTAAGTACTGCGCCTCTACGGATGAGGATGTGATCAATGAGGGCCTGGAGTTTGTCCGTGAGACTCTTGCCTCAAAGTATGTCAAGCCCGATGAGCGCGAGGTCGTTAAATCGGCAATCAAGCAGTACACCACTTACGAGATCATTGACAAGATTGACGTCAAACTCGTGGAGACCCACGATAAATACTGGGCGCGCCTGTCGAATCTCAACCTCGATTACATTAACATCGAAGACTCCGACGTGCGTGCCCACGATCGGCTGCTCCTTGGTGGCATTTGGGCTGAAGTGTCGCTGCGCTACGACGACTCCTTCATTTTCAGAGGCCAGAACCGACCGTTTTTTGTCGATGCCATTCGGCCCATCCAGCTGTCAAATCGCAACGTCGAGAGCTTCATCGAAGCTCGCCGCCGCTTCACGCGGGATCAATGGCTTGATCTGCTGATGCGTTCGATGGGCTACGAGCCGAATCACCCCTACTACACAAAAAAGCGCAAGTTCCACTACATGCTCCGGCTCCTGCCCTTCGTGGAGAAGAATTTCAACTCGGTGGAACTTGGTCCGCGCGGTACCGGCAAGAGTTTCGTCTATCAGCAGATGAGTCCCTACTGCCATCTCGTCTCGGGGGGGCAGACAACCACGGCGCAGATGTTTGTGAATCTGTCCTCCGGCCAGCGTGGTTTGGTATGTCTCTGGGATGTGGTGGCATTCGATGAGGCCGCTGGCATCCGTTTCACGGACAAGAGCGGCATCAACATCATGAAGGGCTACATGGAAGATGGCACCTTTAGCCGTGGCCGTGACATCATTACCGCAGAAGGGTCGATCGTATTTGTCGGCAACATCGATGGAGATATCGAGACGATTGTTCGCACTTCCAATCTCTTCTATCCCATGCCCCAGGAGATGGATACGGCCTTCTACGACCGCATCCATGCCTACATCCCCGGCTGGGAGTTCCAGAAAACCTCTGATGCCGCCTACACCAGCCATTTCGGCCTGGTCACCGACTATCTGGCTGAGGTCTTCCGCGAGTTGCGTAAACGCAGCTACGCCGACTACGCCGAACGGGACTTTCGCTTCGGAACCCATTTAGGAGGGAGAGACCAGAAGGCCGTTCGCAAGATCGTCTCGGGTCTCATCAAGCTGCTGCACCCTGATGGAGATGTCTCGAAAGAAGAGATCGAGGAGTACCTCACCTATGCGATGGAGATGCGTCGGCGGGTCAAAGAGCAGCTCAAGAAGATGGGTGGCCTTGAATACTGGGACACCAGCTTCTCCTTCGTCGATCGCGAGACGGGCCAGGAAACCTTCGTGACCTTGCCGGAATCAGGCGGTGGGGCCTTGATCGCCGAGGGTGGGCTGCCACCAGGAAGCGTCTACTCCATCGGAACGGATGTGGCCGACAACCGGCTGGCCCTATTCTTGCTGCAAACCCAGATGAACATGGGCTCAGGTCGCCTAATCCCCTTAGGCAGTCTCTCTTCGAAGATGAAGGAGGCGATCAAAACAGCAGATGCTTACCTAAAAGCCAACCTAAGAAATCTCGGCATCACACATGATCTCAAGGGCTACGACTTCACCATTCAGGCCATCAACCTGAACCAAGCCAAAGAAGGTTCAGAGACAGCTGTGGCCTTCTTCATCTCGCTGGTGTCGGCCATCCTTGCCAAGCCGGTTCTGGATCAAACTGTCGTGCTTGGCGAGATGAGTATTCAGGGCCTGCTGCTCAAGGTAGGCTCTCTTCCCGAGCGTATGCAGCTCGCTGTTGAAGCCGGTGCCAAGCGAATCCTGATCCCCAGCGAGAACAAGCGTGATGTGGCGGATGTGCCTGATGCCATCCTCACCGCCATCCAGTGGCAGTTCTATGACAGCCCTACCAAGGCCGCGATTATGGCTTTGGGCTTGGGCTGA
- a CDS encoding PglZ domain-containing protein — MILDALIAQILQRFQLEKRANVCLWFDPTREFARLLPSFRSHLESLAQTPFELLEYDARSHHGQVWLKHQVHAAMAALSPAERTKRRFLLYLPLPEDRLDTPSERGEHHLELLEEFRVAGLIWRIGGKRPSLFRFLREAGVPLTTAAAEQRKLYEGGHDSLLAKYTAKFAERPRVFWEAQLTPAIAQNRLLGDADQTLIQLAIDPETTWAELEAKGLTAEFLAAVQERYGFVHPTPSPAEWLQAFVATLALTETFQGYGEPADFPFTDRLPPLAARPLMEDLLKRWLRDSQGRAAWDHCIAAVEADLDLSAWASSREGLSFAFPHLVQLRWDQVRAELEAAASKISDTVDFLAERKELIKLEAEYARSSDNPIGGWGALRALAGFVEQCRLGEHQVAGAAGCGDLAQVYLSNGLGIERQHVVLRRDAEDLGLHAISQIADRSYAAYTNALNGRFFKAYATSKSPALDGVPPVTAKLEQGLWGVSQRQAVIIVDALRYDCALAIAGLLKGQDVTVEPMLAELPTITAIGMTALMPISGAEVALKVSANNLQPFVNGKDCSQRSERVKFMESFGADCRQIEAIEATNQPPEDLGNLLVVVGHDQVDHIGHGSAATLIRHLDIEMDRIARVIRTLHRWGYELVHVLTDHGFILLEESKLPGEVACDKGWCLVRKERYALIPAQADVPLATFPCSWDSAVRVAVPPGLAFFMAEKSFSHGGATLQELIIPHLVSKSAAKADKRIGVEVVLPTYELMRTGVKVVIRPMIEGAAGQMSLFTGIGRTLCLDVRRQNVGTEPGERVLASPQPKELVVEPGKGEQSVTLFFQTTQSFKKGELLELDIRDRDTGEQFPPGGIKLTIGRDM; from the coding sequence TTGATTCTTGATGCCCTCATCGCCCAGATCCTGCAGCGCTTTCAACTCGAAAAGCGGGCCAACGTCTGCCTCTGGTTTGATCCCACCCGCGAATTCGCCCGCCTGCTCCCCAGCTTTCGTAGTCACCTTGAAAGCCTCGCTCAAACTCCCTTCGAGCTGCTCGAGTACGACGCCCGCAGCCACCACGGCCAGGTGTGGCTCAAGCACCAGGTCCACGCCGCCATGGCCGCCCTGTCTCCTGCTGAGCGCACCAAGCGCCGCTTCCTCCTCTATCTGCCCCTGCCAGAAGACCGTCTCGACACCCCAAGCGAGCGAGGCGAACATCACCTGGAGCTACTTGAGGAGTTCCGCGTCGCCGGTCTGATCTGGCGGATCGGCGGCAAGCGGCCCAGCCTGTTTCGCTTCCTCAGAGAGGCCGGGGTTCCCCTCACCACAGCAGCGGCTGAACAGCGCAAGCTCTATGAAGGAGGACACGACTCCCTGCTGGCCAAGTACACCGCCAAGTTCGCTGAACGGCCCAGGGTGTTCTGGGAGGCGCAACTCACACCCGCCATCGCCCAGAACCGGCTGCTTGGCGATGCCGACCAGACCCTCATCCAGCTGGCCATTGATCCAGAAACCACCTGGGCCGAGCTTGAGGCCAAAGGCCTGACTGCGGAGTTTCTGGCCGCCGTGCAGGAGCGTTATGGATTCGTGCACCCCACCCCTTCGCCAGCCGAATGGCTGCAGGCCTTCGTGGCCACCCTTGCCCTCACCGAAACCTTCCAGGGTTACGGCGAGCCGGCCGACTTCCCCTTTACCGATCGGCTGCCGCCTCTCGCCGCACGGCCCCTGATGGAAGACCTCCTCAAGCGCTGGTTGAGGGATTCCCAGGGCCGAGCCGCCTGGGATCACTGCATCGCTGCCGTCGAGGCCGATTTGGATCTGAGCGCCTGGGCCAGCAGCAGAGAGGGTCTCTCCTTTGCCTTCCCCCACCTGGTGCAGCTTCGCTGGGATCAGGTGCGAGCCGAGCTGGAGGCAGCCGCCAGCAAGATTTCTGACACCGTGGACTTCCTGGCCGAACGCAAGGAGCTGATCAAGCTGGAGGCGGAGTATGCCCGCTCCAGCGACAACCCCATCGGTGGCTGGGGCGCTCTGCGGGCCCTGGCGGGCTTCGTCGAGCAATGCCGGCTGGGGGAGCACCAAGTAGCCGGAGCCGCCGGTTGCGGGGATCTGGCCCAGGTGTACCTCAGCAACGGCCTGGGCATCGAACGGCAACACGTGGTGCTCCGGCGAGATGCCGAAGATCTGGGCCTCCATGCCATCTCCCAGATCGCCGATCGCTCCTATGCGGCCTATACCAATGCGCTCAACGGACGCTTCTTCAAGGCCTATGCCACCAGTAAGTCACCGGCCCTTGATGGCGTGCCGCCTGTCACAGCCAAGCTAGAGCAGGGGCTCTGGGGAGTCAGCCAGCGCCAGGCCGTGATCATCGTCGATGCCCTCCGCTACGACTGCGCCCTCGCCATCGCAGGCCTGTTGAAGGGGCAGGACGTGACCGTTGAGCCAATGCTGGCCGAGCTGCCCACCATCACTGCCATCGGCATGACCGCCCTCATGCCGATCTCTGGCGCGGAGGTGGCCCTGAAGGTAAGCGCCAACAACCTGCAGCCGTTTGTGAACGGAAAAGACTGCTCCCAGCGCTCTGAACGCGTGAAGTTCATGGAGAGTTTTGGTGCCGACTGCCGCCAGATCGAAGCGATCGAAGCCACGAACCAGCCGCCCGAAGATCTCGGCAATTTGCTCGTTGTGGTGGGCCATGATCAAGTCGATCACATTGGCCACGGCAGTGCAGCCACGTTGATCCGACATCTCGACATCGAGATGGATCGGATCGCTCGAGTGATTCGCACGCTGCACCGCTGGGGATATGAGCTCGTTCATGTGCTCACGGATCATGGCTTCATCCTCTTGGAGGAATCGAAGCTCCCCGGTGAGGTTGCTTGCGACAAAGGTTGGTGTCTGGTCCGCAAAGAACGCTATGCGCTGATCCCAGCCCAAGCCGATGTGCCATTGGCCACCTTCCCGTGCTCCTGGGATTCCGCTGTGCGTGTAGCCGTACCACCAGGCCTGGCGTTTTTCATGGCCGAGAAGTCGTTCTCCCATGGCGGCGCCACCCTCCAGGAGTTGATCATTCCCCACCTGGTATCCAAGAGCGCAGCGAAGGCGGACAAGCGCATCGGTGTTGAGGTGGTTCTGCCCACCTACGAGCTCATGCGTACCGGCGTGAAGGTTGTGATTCGCCCAATGATCGAAGGTGCTGCAGGTCAGATGTCGTTGTTCACAGGTATTGGGCGGACCCTCTGCCTTGATGTACGCCGCCAGAATGTGGGCACAGAACCGGGGGAGCGTGTGCTGGCCAGCCCGCAACCCAAGGAACTGGTGGTGGAGCCAGGCAAGGGGGAGCAGAGTGTCACCCTGTTCTTCCAGACGACCCAGAGCTTCAAGAAGGGCGAGCTGCTGGAGCTCGACATCCGTGATCGCGACACTGGCGAGCAGTTCCCGCCGGGCGGGATCAAGCTCACCATCGGCCGAGACATGTAA
- a CDS encoding BREX-1 system adenine-specific DNA-methyltransferase PglX, which produces MVERRRVNLKGILADSNLRRELMIPTIQAIQAREGIDTSKEQAERAYYVVTELDKASFFDLARFKGLTREEMFARSLRDEAPEVRMDVARRDFSTIEGSPLAYRRIGLVSHIFKQVSALDPAWGSAVVGLQTSADPQFVRLHWEVPQDRIGEDQTWIPFAKGGGFSRFYSDVYLVVYWAHHGNAIRKFEGAFIRNESDYFKPGLTWPLRTQRGFNLRIMPEGCIFGHKGPGIFPKRQDDTWFLLGLANSAPSEYLLEGLMSFGSWEVGVIKRLPVPEPNPVQRETISAFARQIHDAKATWDTGNETSTHFTGPWLLREELSSLDLPSRLDQLAEQEASQESLIQALYAQLNDEAYKLYGISVAHRAEIEATMGDRPPEVLWVAMERKDAAQKRMEHVWRLLSYAIKRVLEADDDGIVPFQAVAGEPALIDRLRIELHQLFPQQDPNALEVGLTNELKRRAKGYRSVASLEEWLGDEFFAYHDSLYKSRPILWHIASSQGRGACAFGALVRYHTFDYERLAKLRGTHLRDAIAHCRREAGLASQEGRTDDRLLWQSRLEESELLDQSLQWLQEGANGHPAPGDCRIRTPWKAEADQPQGWRPDLDDGVVVNIAPLQVAGVLRTAGGPG; this is translated from the coding sequence ATGGTTGAACGGCGCCGTGTGAATCTCAAGGGAATCCTGGCCGATTCCAATCTGCGCAGGGAGCTGATGATCCCAACCATCCAGGCCATCCAAGCCAGGGAGGGGATTGACACGAGCAAAGAGCAGGCCGAGCGGGCCTATTACGTGGTCACAGAATTGGACAAGGCAAGTTTCTTCGATTTAGCCCGCTTCAAAGGGCTGACGCGTGAGGAAATGTTTGCGCGATCTCTAAGGGATGAAGCACCAGAGGTTCGGATGGATGTGGCGCGGCGGGATTTCAGCACAATCGAAGGATCTCCTCTGGCGTATCGCCGCATCGGACTTGTCTCGCACATTTTTAAGCAAGTATCGGCTTTGGATCCAGCATGGGGATCTGCCGTGGTGGGACTGCAGACATCAGCGGATCCTCAGTTCGTTCGCCTGCACTGGGAAGTGCCTCAAGATCGGATTGGAGAAGACCAGACGTGGATACCCTTTGCGAAAGGCGGAGGGTTCAGTCGCTTCTACTCCGATGTTTATTTGGTTGTTTATTGGGCCCACCACGGCAACGCAATCCGCAAATTCGAAGGGGCCTTTATCCGCAATGAGTCTGACTACTTCAAACCTGGCCTTACCTGGCCACTGCGCACCCAGCGAGGATTCAATCTGCGAATAATGCCCGAAGGCTGCATTTTCGGTCACAAAGGTCCCGGCATTTTCCCTAAGCGTCAAGATGACACTTGGTTTTTACTTGGTCTAGCCAACTCCGCCCCATCCGAGTATCTGCTCGAAGGACTAATGTCCTTCGGCTCCTGGGAAGTGGGTGTGATCAAACGCCTTCCCGTGCCGGAGCCTAATCCAGTCCAGCGGGAAACCATCAGTGCCTTCGCCAGGCAGATCCACGATGCCAAGGCCACCTGGGACACAGGCAACGAAACCTCCACACACTTCACCGGCCCTTGGCTGCTCCGGGAGGAACTTTCCTCCCTCGATCTGCCTTCTCGGCTTGATCAACTTGCTGAGCAGGAAGCCAGCCAAGAATCCCTCATCCAGGCCCTCTACGCCCAGCTCAACGACGAGGCCTACAAGCTCTATGGGATTTCCGTCGCCCATCGCGCCGAGATCGAAGCCACCATGGGCGACCGGCCACCCGAGGTGCTCTGGGTTGCCATGGAGCGCAAGGACGCTGCCCAAAAGCGGATGGAGCACGTGTGGCGTCTCCTCTCCTATGCCATCAAGCGAGTGCTGGAAGCCGACGACGACGGCATTGTGCCTTTCCAGGCTGTGGCCGGCGAGCCAGCCCTGATCGATCGCCTGCGCATCGAACTCCACCAGCTGTTCCCTCAGCAAGATCCCAACGCGCTGGAAGTTGGCCTCACCAACGAACTCAAGCGGCGCGCCAAGGGCTATCGCTCTGTGGCCAGCCTGGAGGAATGGCTGGGTGATGAGTTCTTCGCTTACCACGATTCGCTCTACAAGAGCCGTCCGATCCTCTGGCACATCGCCAGCAGCCAGGGACGGGGCGCCTGTGCCTTCGGGGCCCTCGTGCGATACCACACTTTCGATTACGAGCGTCTGGCCAAGCTGCGCGGCACTCACCTCCGAGATGCCATCGCCCACTGCCGCCGCGAGGCCGGTCTCGCCAGCCAAGAAGGCCGCACCGACGACCGTCTGCTCTGGCAGAGCCGCCTGGAGGAATCCGAGCTGCTCGATCAAAGCCTCCAGTGGCTCCAGGAAGGTGCCAATGGCCATCCCGCACCGGGCGATTGCCGCATCCGCACTCCCTGGAAAGCCGAAGCAGATCAACCGCAGGGTTGGCGGCCCGATCTCGATGACGGCGTAGTGGTGAACATCGCGCCACTGCAGGTGGCGGGTGTGTTGCGCACAGCTGGAGGGCCGGGTTGA
- a CDS encoding Fic family protein: MTFPAGTGASRVLWRWTEKDFGFRFRSGPGRREDEYYQAGRPGEFYVVSKSHRKLEKAHADDLAKAHPAPTSPKVVVNPWQNYVREWDWITTTDGLVLNYAGCLDREEIERREDEGVTRAMELVASLVLREAPVPLSIELLCQLHIELMGDIYPFAGQWRVVDLHKGEGPIKWPLPPCGIEPLMEDFERNVLSRSPLISGDDNEVFAYASEVMNELLAIHPFREGNGRTAFITANLILMQNDLLPLDVYERRTDETRYFAACEEGRIRGNYQPLSELLAEWEDAALTRWEASHG; this comes from the coding sequence ATGACGTTCCCTGCGGGCACTGGTGCCAGTCGCGTGCTCTGGCGATGGACGGAAAAGGACTTTGGCTTCCGCTTCAGATCTGGACCTGGTCGCCGCGAGGATGAGTACTATCAAGCAGGGCGGCCAGGGGAGTTTTACGTGGTGTCAAAAAGCCACCGAAAGCTCGAGAAAGCCCATGCCGATGATCTAGCGAAAGCCCACCCTGCACCAACCTCCCCAAAGGTGGTCGTCAACCCGTGGCAGAACTATGTCCGTGAATGGGATTGGATCACCACTACTGATGGATTGGTGCTGAACTACGCCGGATGCTTGGATCGCGAGGAAATCGAACGCCGAGAAGACGAAGGGGTAACTAGGGCCATGGAGCTAGTAGCAAGCCTGGTGCTGCGCGAGGCACCTGTGCCACTGAGCATTGAGCTGCTCTGCCAACTCCACATCGAGCTGATGGGGGATATCTACCCCTTTGCCGGCCAGTGGCGGGTGGTGGATCTTCACAAAGGGGAGGGACCGATCAAGTGGCCTCTTCCCCCCTGTGGCATCGAACCACTCATGGAAGACTTTGAACGCAATGTGCTGAGCCGCTCGCCTTTGATCTCGGGCGACGACAACGAGGTATTTGCCTACGCGAGTGAAGTAATGAATGAATTGCTTGCCATTCATCCGTTTCGGGAGGGGAATGGGCGGACTGCTTTCATTACCGCCAACTTGATCCTCATGCAAAACGATCTACTACCCTTGGATGTGTACGAGCGACGCACGGATGAGACTCGCTATTTCGCTGCATGTGAAGAAGGAAGGATCCGAGGGAATTACCAACCCTTGAGTGAGTTGCTCGCCGAGTGGGAAGATGCGGCGCTGACCCGCTGGGAGGCAAGCCATGGTTGA
- a CDS encoding Eco57I restriction-modification methylase domain-containing protein has translation MSTATEASQVALSDQHKEAVKNWVPKARKLLETDLTAQLERLGIREGGKVIPLESMSLTPEAVAIRQRVEALLVRDSAAEGTPKRGYDNVLRELTYTTLNRLVGLKAMEARQVLFLVPPVGVAPEPTEVLTPIAGQDRSRYLRDVRAAGGSRYKYDDDAEEALLRDGLQAAYRQINEEIRLLFDPDHEYACVWPTHAALVKLISSINDDLPIEAYQAPDLLGWVYQFFVGKAAPGEAKSEKQRVRDDTNGTPRSSYELSVINQFYTPSWVVKVLVDNTLGRLWLQMHPDSVLQPQGPPPLPAERNSGPITADYLVSRTGERIRYVRVSDTGEVQRFKRASDITLLDPACGTMHFGQYAFGLFLRMYLEEIEHAGEEGWPAEPSVATAAEIPEAIVANNLFGIDIDPRAIQIASLSLMLTAKQAAIGLGISPTEVQVKRTNLVVANAVAVGKEPLDALTSKLSAKLGAPELQQRLFTVLWDNLQNVGELGSLVQVKEGVETVLGAWVEAQAKRKGLGKIVTSNALPLFEAGGIADDFNLQQVQQLVLERRALEEEALAIQQELLTAIEEVAGAHASDPAERLFAEDTARGLKLLQVLARRFDVVVMNPPYGKFVNRDIVRRFVTTTYNLTKNDIYAAFIDRATQLVENGGYVGALVSSTFTTNTTFEKLRTEILLKRNPLLLMLDLGVGILDDAMVQTAALVLKGGAT, from the coding sequence ATGAGCACGGCCACCGAAGCCAGCCAGGTCGCGCTCAGCGACCAGCACAAGGAAGCGGTGAAAAACTGGGTACCCAAAGCCCGCAAGCTTTTGGAGACCGACCTCACCGCGCAGCTCGAGCGGCTGGGAATCCGTGAGGGCGGCAAGGTGATCCCATTGGAATCCATGAGCCTCACCCCGGAGGCGGTGGCGATACGGCAGCGGGTGGAAGCACTGCTGGTACGCGATAGCGCTGCAGAGGGAACGCCCAAGCGCGGCTACGACAACGTGCTGCGGGAACTCACCTACACCACGCTCAATCGGCTGGTGGGCCTGAAGGCCATGGAAGCCCGCCAGGTGCTGTTCCTCGTGCCCCCGGTTGGCGTAGCACCAGAACCCACCGAAGTGCTCACACCCATTGCGGGCCAGGATCGCTCCCGCTACCTCCGGGATGTGCGCGCCGCGGGCGGCTCCCGTTACAAGTACGACGACGATGCGGAAGAAGCCCTGCTTCGCGACGGTCTGCAGGCTGCCTACCGGCAGATCAACGAGGAGATCAGGCTTCTCTTCGATCCTGATCATGAATATGCCTGCGTGTGGCCTACCCATGCCGCTCTGGTCAAGCTGATCAGCAGCATCAATGATGATCTGCCGATTGAGGCCTATCAAGCTCCTGACTTGCTGGGTTGGGTGTATCAGTTTTTCGTCGGTAAAGCCGCCCCTGGAGAAGCTAAATCTGAAAAGCAGCGGGTTCGTGACGATACCAATGGCACTCCGCGCAGCTCCTATGAGTTGTCAGTGATCAATCAGTTCTACACGCCCTCTTGGGTCGTGAAAGTTCTGGTGGACAATACCCTCGGCCGGTTGTGGCTGCAGATGCATCCGGATTCTGTTCTGCAGCCCCAGGGACCGCCGCCGTTGCCAGCGGAGCGCAACAGTGGCCCCATCACCGCCGATTACCTTGTGTCCCGCACCGGTGAGCGGATCCGCTACGTTCGGGTGAGTGATACGGGTGAGGTCCAGCGGTTCAAGCGCGCGAGTGACATCACCCTGCTGGATCCGGCCTGCGGCACGATGCACTTTGGGCAGTACGCCTTCGGCCTGTTCCTGCGCATGTACCTCGAGGAAATCGAGCATGCGGGCGAGGAAGGCTGGCCGGCGGAGCCTTCCGTGGCAACGGCAGCTGAAATTCCAGAGGCGATTGTGGCGAACAATCTGTTCGGCATAGACATCGACCCCCGGGCCATTCAGATCGCCTCGCTGTCACTGATGCTTACCGCCAAACAGGCAGCCATTGGCCTAGGGATTTCCCCCACCGAGGTGCAGGTGAAGCGCACCAACCTGGTGGTGGCCAATGCGGTGGCCGTAGGCAAGGAGCCGCTTGACGCCCTCACCAGCAAGCTCTCCGCAAAGCTTGGTGCGCCCGAGCTGCAGCAGAGGCTGTTCACGGTGCTGTGGGACAACCTCCAAAACGTGGGAGAGCTGGGCAGCCTGGTGCAGGTGAAAGAAGGCGTAGAGACAGTTCTTGGCGCCTGGGTGGAGGCCCAGGCCAAGCGCAAAGGCTTGGGCAAGATCGTCACCTCCAATGCCCTGCCCTTGTTTGAAGCAGGTGGGATAGCCGACGACTTCAACCTGCAACAGGTGCAGCAACTCGTGTTGGAACGTCGGGCTCTCGAGGAGGAAGCACTCGCCATCCAGCAGGAGCTGCTCACCGCGATCGAGGAGGTGGCCGGTGCGCATGCCAGTGATCCGGCGGAACGCCTGTTTGCAGAAGACACGGCCCGCGGCTTGAAGCTGCTCCAGGTATTGGCCAGGCGGTTTGATGTGGTGGTGATGAACCCTCCCTATGGAAAGTTCGTGAATCGAGACATAGTCCGGAGGTTTGTGACCACGACATACAACCTCACCAAGAATGACATCTATGCGGCTTTCATCGACCGGGCGACTCAGCTTGTTGAGAACGGAGGCTATGTGGGTGCATTAGTGTCATCAACATTCACAACTAACACAACGTTCGAAAAGCTTCGCACTGAGATTCTGCTTAAGCGCAATCCACTTTTGCTGATGCTGGACCTGGGCGTCGGCATTCTCGATGACGCCATGGTACAAACCGCAGCCCTAGTACTCAAGGGAGGAGCAACATGA